The Clostridium beijerinckii genomic sequence AATCTATAACGAAGTTTTCTTCATCATTGCATCCACATCCACATTCATGATCTTCATCATGGTGATGTCCACCGCATCCACAACTTCCTTCTTCACTATTGCATCCACATTTTTCTAAATCTTTTTCCATGTTTCAACCTCCTTTTGGTTCTTAATTAATTTTACCCTTAAATCATAAAAATTAAAACCCTTAAATAAAAAAATTGTAAAGTAATTTTAATAAATATTCTAATTATATATGTTCTAGAACATTTTATTCATCAAAATTCAATTCAAATTACGATTTATTAGAAAATAAACAGTTCTTACAAGAAAATATAATTTTATTATTTCAACCATTATATTAAGTTTCTTCTAAAAATTAGATCTCAGATCACTTTGGATTTGGATCTTTTAAGGATCTGCTTTTTCGAATGCATGTAAAAAGAAGCCACTTCCTATAGAATAATTTCTACAAAGAAGTGACTCCTCTTTTTGCGCAAATTTAGTTATTTCAATATTTTAATTACTTTACTATTGTTGATTAGCTAATTTCTTGTATCCTTCTAATCTTTCCATAGCATCTTTCTTAGTCTTTTCAAATAAAGCATCAGCTTGTTCTGGGAATGCCTTAGCAAGTGAAGAGTATCTAACTTCTCCCATTAAGAATTCCTTGAAGTCTGCAGTTGGTTCTTTTGAATCTAATGTAAATGGATTCTTTCCAGCATCTTTTAATTCTGGGTTGAATCTGTACATTTGCCAGTAACCACATGCAGTAGCTCTCTTAGCTTCTTCTTGGCTGTTACCCATACCAATTCTTAATCCATGATTTATACATGGTGCATAAGCTATTATTAATGATGGTCCTTTATAAGCTTCTGCTTCTGCAATAGCTTTCATAACTTGGTTCTTATCAGCACCCATGTTAATTTGAGCTACATATACATAACCATAACTCATAGCCATCATTCCAAGATCTTTCTTCTTAGTCTTCTTACCACTTGCAGCAAACTTAGCGATTGCAGCAGTTGGAGTAGCTTTAGATGATTGACCACCAGTGTTTGAGTAAACTTCTGTATCTACTACTAGTATATTTACATCTTCTCCTGAAGCTAATACATGGTCAACTCCACCGTATCCGATATCGTAAGCCCATCCGTCTCCTCCGAAGATCCATTGTGATCTCTTAACGAAGTAGTCTTTTTCAGCTAATATTTCTTTAGCTAATTCAGTATTAGATGCTTCTAAAGCAGCTGTTAATTTATCAGCTCTTTCTCTAGTTCCTTCACCTTCATCTACGTTATCTAACCATTCTTGTAATTCAGCTTTTGCTGGATCATTTGCAGCTATAGCAGCTTCAGCTTTTTCTGCAATTCTTTCTCTTATAGCCTTAACTCCTAAGAACATACCTAATCCATATTCAGCATTATCTTCGAATAATGAGTTAGCCCAAGCTGGACCATGTCCATTTTTATTCTTAGTGTATGGAGTTGAAGGAGCTGATCCTCCCCAGATTGATGTACATCCAGTTGCATTAGCAACCATCATTCTATCACCAACTAATTGAGTTATAGCTTTAACATATGGAGTTTCTCCACAACCTGCACAAGCTCCTGAGAACTCAAGTAATGGTTGCTCAAATTGGCTGCCTTTAACTGTCTTCTTGTTCATTGGGTTCTTCTTAGCTGATATATCATGAGTTAAGTAATCCCAAGCTTCTATTTGATCATGTTGAGATTCTTGTGGTTTCATAACTAATGCTTTTCCTGGTGCTGGACATACTTGAGCACAGTTTCCACAACCTGAACAGTCAAGTGGTGTTACACCCATTGTATAGAATAATGGTTCTTCTGTCTTTAATCCTTTAGCAGCTACAGCCTTATTTGCACTTGGCGCAGCATTCTTTTCTGCTTCAGTTAATAAGAATGGTCTTATAGAAGCATGTGGACATACCATTGAACATTGGTTACATTGAATACATTTATCTTTATCCCATTCAGGAACATTTACTGCAATTCCTCTCTTTTCGAAAGCAGCAGTACCATTTTCAAAAGTACCATCTTCCATACCTGCAAATGCTGAAACTGGAAGTTGATCTCCTTCTTGTCTGTTCATTGGAATAACTATATCTTTAACAAACTTAGTAGCATGTTTAATTTCTACTGGAGCTTCATCTGCAACTGTCTTCCAAGCTTCTGGAATGTCTATTGCAACAATTGATTCAACACCTTTATCGATAGCAGCGTTGTTCATGTTAACAACTTTTTCACCCTTCTTACCGTAAGAAGTTACAACTGAATCTTTTAAGTGCTTAATAGCATCTTCAACTGGAATAATGTTAGCTAACTTGAAGAAAGCTGATTGCATTATCATGTTGATTCTTCCACCAAGACCGATTTCTTGAGCAATACCTACAGCATTGATAGTGTAGAACTTAATGTTGTTGTTTGCTAAGAATCTCTTATATGAAGCTGGTAATTTTTCTTCTAAATCTTCTGGAGACCAGATAGTATTTAATAAGAAAGTAGAACCTGGTTTTAAACCTTCAAGTACATTGTATTTGTGGATGTATGATTGGTTAGAACATGAAACAAAGTCTGCTTTGTTTATTAAGTATGGTGACTTAATTGCTTTCTTACCAAATCTTAAGTGAGATACTGTAATTCCACCTGATTTCTTTGAATCATAGAAGAAGTACGCTTGAGCATACATGTCTGTATTATCCCCAATGATCTTGATTGCACTCTTGTTTGCTCCAACAGTACCATCTGATCCTAATCCCCAGAACTTACAAGATGTAGTTCCTTCTGGAGTAGCATCTATATCTTCAGTTACTTCTAATGAAGTATTTGTAACGTCATCAACGATTCCGATTGTGAATCCGTTCTTAGGAGCATCTTGTGCTAAGTTAGCATAAACTGCAGCAATATGTCCTGGATTTGGATCTTTTGAACCTAAACCAAATCTTCCACCAACAATAAGTGGTGCATCAGCTTGTCCATAGAATGCATTTCTTACATCTAAGTACAATGGTTCTCCAGTTGATCCTGGTTCCTTAGTTCTATCTAAAACAGCAATTTTCTTAACTGTCTTTGGAATAGCAGCTAATAATCTTTCATTTGAGAATGGTCTGAATAATCTTACTTTAATAACACCAACTTTTTGTCCATTAGCATTTAAGTAATCTATAGTTTCTTCACAAACGTCTGTAGCAGAACCCATAGCTATAATTACTCTATCAGCATCTGGTGCTCCATAGTAATCGAAACAGTGATATTCTCTACCAGTTAACTTAGTGATTTCAGCCATGTAATTTTCAACTGTTTCTGGTAATTCATTATAGAATTTATTAACAGATTCTCTTTCTTGGAAATAGATATCTGCATTTTGAGCAGTTCCTCTAGTTACAGGATGATTTGGGTTTAATGCTCTTTCTCTGAAAGCTTTAACTGAATCCCAATCAAGTAAACTTGCTAATTCATCATATTCTAAAACTTCAATTTTTTGTACTTCATGAGAAGTTCTGAATCCATCAAAGAAGTTTAAGAATGGAATTCTTGTCTTAATAGCAGTTAAATGTGCTACTGCTGCTAAGTCCATAACTTCTTGAACTGATCCTTCTGCAAGCATTGCAAAACCAGTTTGTCTTGCTGCCATAACATCTTGGTGATCTCCAAATATGTTTAAAGCAGAAGTAGCTAATGCTCTAGCTGATACGTGGAATACTCCTGGTAACATTTCACCAGAAATTTTGTACATGTTTGGTATCATTAATAATAAACCTTGTGAAGCTGTATAAGTTGTTGTTAAAGCTCCAGCTTGTAAAGATCCATGAACTGCACCAGCTGCTCCAGCTTCTGATTGCATTTCCATAACTTTTACAGGTTGTCCAAATATGTTCTTTCTTCCTTGTGCTACCCATTCATCTACATGTTCTGCCATTGGTGATGATGGTGTAATTGGGAATATTGCAGAAACTTCTGTAAATGCATAAGATATATGAGCTGCTGCAGTATTACCGTCCATAGTTTTCATTTTTCTCATCGCGTTGACCCCTCTTTCTAATTTTAAACATAAATTAGTAATTTAAATTTATTAATAAGTTAGTCTTAAAGACCACCTAATAAACATATTAATATTTAGCTTAAGAGATTTTTAACAATAGACGCACGAAACAATATGACAAACCTTATATTAATTAACTAGTTTTTTTCCTAATTGTTTAATAATGTTTGCCTGCGTTTTAGTTGGTGAATCTTTAATTGTTAAATCTCCAATTACATTAAAACCATAAGATGACATTTCATCTTTCCATAATTTCATAAAAGTATCTTCAATCCACCCGTAAGTTGCAAATAAAATACAATTTTTATTTATGTTTACATCTCTATAGTTTTGTAATTGATCTAAAAATGGTTTCATTTCTTCCTGCTCGATTTTAGTGGCATCTACTGCTGGACTTCCAAAAGCAATAGAATCAGCTTCTAAAACATCTTCCAATGTGGCATCTGCAACGTGCTTCACACTTACTTCCGCTCCCTGCTCCCTAGCACCATCTGCCATAGTGTTCGCAAGTGCTTCTATATTTCCTCCACAACTCCAATAAATGATTGAAACTTTTTTCATTGTAATGCACCTCATCTTCTTGTTAAATAATTAACTTATGTTTTCACTAAAATGAACTTACTCTTTTATTATATCTCACATATTTTTTTTTGCAAGATTTGATTGTATAATTTGTGCTTTATTTAAATAATAATTACAAATTTAATAATTTATTTTTTTACCTTAACACTTCTTAATAATACATTTATTATTGCTTCAACACCGCTTTTAGCTTGACTCTTTTCCATATTATTAATTAATTCATCTTTTCTTTTTTTTAGCTCAAGAACTTTTTCATATAATACATTATTTTTAATTTCTTCTTCTTGCAGCATTAATGAATACCCTTCTTTTTCAAACGACTTAGCATTTAATATTTGATCTCCTCTACTTGCCTTTTTTGAAAGTGGTATTAATAGTGTTGGTTTTTTTAATGCTAAAAATTCAAATATAGAATTAGCACCTGCTCTTGAAATTATATAGTCACAAGCCTTCATAAGGTCAGGCAATTCTTCGGTTACATATTCAAATTGCTTATACCCTTTTTTATTTAAAAAATTATTATCCACATTACCTTTTCCGCAAATATGAATTATATTAAAATCTTTTAAAAGCTTATCTAGATTTTTTCTTATTTCTTCATTTATGAGCTTAGAACCCAGACTTCCCCCCATAATAAAGAGAATCTCCTTATTGTCAGAAAATTCACATATCTTTTTTCCTCTAGTCTTATCTCCGTTAAGTATTTCTTCTCTGATTGGGCTTCCTGTAAGTACTCCTTTATCATCCTTTATAAACTTTAGACTTTCTCTAAATGTGACACATAGTTTATCACAAAATGGTGCCGAAAGTTTATTTGCAAGCCCTGGAGTCATATCTGATTCATGCGCAACCACTGGTATTTTTTTAATAGATGCTGCTATTACAACTGGAACAGCTACGAAACCACCCTTTGAAAAAATCACATCTGGTTTTTCTTTTGATAATATTTTTAGTGCTTGAGCAATTCCCTTTAAAATTTTGAATGGATCAGTAAAATTTTTCACATCAAAATATCTTCGTAATTTCCCGCACGAAATTCCGAAAAAAGGTATATTGTTTTTAGTTATTATTTCTTTTTCAATGCCGTCAAAACTTCCGATATATTTTATCTCAAAGTCCTTTTGCTTTAGTTTAGGAACTAAAGCAAGATTAGGAGTAACGTGACCAGCAGTTCCTCCCCCTGTCATTATTATTTTATACTTAGCCAAAAACTATCATCCTTTCTTATAATAACTCAAAATATATGATCTTAAATTCACAACATCTTTTTATACTTAACCGAAAACTCTATTCTTTTACCTATAGTTTTGTATTACTATTTGTATAGTAGTATTACCATTATATTCATTAACATTTGGATAAAATACTAAATCAAGGTTCACATGATTATATTCTCCATTATAGAGTTTTTGCAATTCTTCATTTCCATATTTACTGCTAACTTCTTCTTCAAACTTTTCAATATCACCAAAATAAATAGCATCCAGAGCTTTATTCATCCTGGTCTTGAGTTTTAATTTTAGCACATTCCTATTCTTTCCAAGTATTGTTGCCCTTAATAAATTAATATTTTTCTCAGCAAACAATGGTTTAGAGTTTGATTTACCAAAAGGCTCTAATCTTTCTAAATCATTTATCACATCATAGTTTATAGCATCAAGCGGCAAAACCGAGTCTATAGTAACTTTTCTCAATAAATCCTCGTCTTTTAAAATTGTATTTTCATTTAATCTTCGCCTAAATTCATCTATATTTTCTTCTTTTAATGAAAAACCTGCAGCCATAGGGTGCCCGCCAAACTTTTCAAGCAGATCCTTGCACTTAATAAGTTCTTCAAACATATTGTATTCTTCTATTGATCTTCCTGAACCCTTCACACCATGTTCTGCTTTTGTTATAACTAAAGTTGGAACATTATATTTTTCTTTTATTCTTCCTGCTATTATACCTGCTAAACTTTCATGTATATCAGGAATATAGATAACAAATACTTTATCATTTATCATTCCACTTTTCTCTATGATTTCAACAGCAGCCTCGACGCCATTCATGGTCATATCTTTTCTATCTTCATTTAATTTAACTAATTCTTTTGCGAGCCTTACTGCTTCCTCTTCATCATCTGAGAGCAATAATTTCAATCCTCTTTTAGCCGAATCTAGCCTTCCTGAAGCATTTATGCATGGCCCTATAATAAATCCAAGATGATATACCGATAAAGTTTTTTCTGTTAATTCGCATTCTCTTATTAATTCTTGTAGTCCTAAGTTAGTTGTACTGTTAATAAGTTCTAATCCCTTTTTAACAAATATCCTATTCTCATCAACTAAATCTACAACATCGCAAACTGTCGCTATTGCCAAAAATTCTATGAATTTGTAGCATTCTTTTTTATCTATATTAAAAGTCTCATAAAGAATTTCTACAAGCTTAAATGCTACACCCGCTCCACACAATTGTTTAAATTTATAATTGCATTCACTTTGCTTTGGATTTACTACAGCATCAGCACTTAAACTTATAAATTCTCTGACGTTATTTTCTTTCTCAACAAATGGTATATCATGATGATCTGTAACTATTACGGTAATTCCTAATTCTTTTGCGTATTTTATTTGGTCTATAGCGGATATACCATTATCGCAAGTCAGTATGGTATCAACCCCATCTTCTTTTGCCTGCTTTATAATATTCATATTAATTCCATATCCATCTTTTATTCTATCTGGAATTTCATAATCTACATTTGCATTGCACCTTTTTAAAGCTGAGTATAAAATATAAATACTTATTACACCATCAACATCGTAATCTCCAACAATTCGTATCTTATTCTGAGCTTTTATTTTCTCACGCAGTATATCAACCGATTTTTCTAAATCTTTCATTTCTCTAGCCTCATGAAATTTATCAAAATCCGGGTTAATATAACTTCTTATCATTTCATCGCTTATAATATTCCTGTTTACTATAAGCCTACTAACCAATTCTGAAAGTGCATATTTTTTAGATATGTATTTATAATCAGCTTTTATATTTTTTATAAACCATCTTTCTGCCATTTCTTCTCCCCTCACAGCATGCCGCAACAATACCCCTAAGACCTTTGATCCTAGAGGTTATATACTTTAGATTTCTATATTTTTCATTTCTCTTATACTGAAATAAAGTGAAAACTTTCCCAGTAAATTTGATAACTTTTACCCTATAAACATCTTATATAACATACCAGATGAAATACTTTCTACTTTATTCCCATATCCAAGAATATCTAACAACTTATATGCAAATGCCATTGCTGTTGCTGGACCTCTGCTGGTTACTATATTCTTATCAACTACTACAGCATCTTCTAAATATTCACAATTTGGTAATTCATCTTCATATCCAGGATAAGAAGTTATATTTCTTCCTTCTGTGATTCCCGCTCTTCCAAGAACTATTGGTCCTGCACAAATCGCTCCAATTAATTTTCCATCTTTGTTTTGCTTTTTAACAAATTTTATTACTCTCTCATCATCTCTTAAGTTAGTAGCTCCTGGAATACCTCCTGGTATTACCACTAAATCATATTCCATCTTCTCATCAAAAAGCTTATCTGCTTGAACTACCACGCCATGACTTGACTTAACTTGCT encodes the following:
- a CDS encoding flavodoxin domain-containing protein, whose amino-acid sequence is MKKVSIIYWSCGGNIEALANTMADGAREQGAEVSVKHVADATLEDVLEADSIAFGSPAVDATKIEQEEMKPFLDQLQNYRDVNINKNCILFATYGWIEDTFMKLWKDEMSSYGFNVIGDLTIKDSPTKTQANIIKQLGKKLVN
- a CDS encoding DJ-1 family glyoxalase III, with protein sequence MKKVCVLLAEGFEEIEALTVSDIIRRADVTCDLVSIAEKQVKSSHGVVVQADKLFDEKMEYDLVVIPGGIPGATNLRDDERVIKFVKKQNKDGKLIGAICAGPIVLGRAGITEGRNITSYPGYEDELPNCEYLEDAVVVDKNIVTSRGPATAMAFAYKLLDILGYGNKVESISSGMLYKMFIG
- the nifJ gene encoding pyruvate:ferredoxin (flavodoxin) oxidoreductase, with the protein product MRKMKTMDGNTAAAHISYAFTEVSAIFPITPSSPMAEHVDEWVAQGRKNIFGQPVKVMEMQSEAGAAGAVHGSLQAGALTTTYTASQGLLLMIPNMYKISGEMLPGVFHVSARALATSALNIFGDHQDVMAARQTGFAMLAEGSVQEVMDLAAVAHLTAIKTRIPFLNFFDGFRTSHEVQKIEVLEYDELASLLDWDSVKAFRERALNPNHPVTRGTAQNADIYFQERESVNKFYNELPETVENYMAEITKLTGREYHCFDYYGAPDADRVIIAMGSATDVCEETIDYLNANGQKVGVIKVRLFRPFSNERLLAAIPKTVKKIAVLDRTKEPGSTGEPLYLDVRNAFYGQADAPLIVGGRFGLGSKDPNPGHIAAVYANLAQDAPKNGFTIGIVDDVTNTSLEVTEDIDATPEGTTSCKFWGLGSDGTVGANKSAIKIIGDNTDMYAQAYFFYDSKKSGGITVSHLRFGKKAIKSPYLINKADFVSCSNQSYIHKYNVLEGLKPGSTFLLNTIWSPEDLEEKLPASYKRFLANNNIKFYTINAVGIAQEIGLGGRINMIMQSAFFKLANIIPVEDAIKHLKDSVVTSYGKKGEKVVNMNNAAIDKGVESIVAIDIPEAWKTVADEAPVEIKHATKFVKDIVIPMNRQEGDQLPVSAFAGMEDGTFENGTAAFEKRGIAVNVPEWDKDKCIQCNQCSMVCPHASIRPFLLTEAEKNAAPSANKAVAAKGLKTEEPLFYTMGVTPLDCSGCGNCAQVCPAPGKALVMKPQESQHDQIEAWDYLTHDISAKKNPMNKKTVKGSQFEQPLLEFSGACAGCGETPYVKAITQLVGDRMMVANATGCTSIWGGSAPSTPYTKNKNGHGPAWANSLFEDNAEYGLGMFLGVKAIRERIAEKAEAAIAANDPAKAELQEWLDNVDEGEGTRERADKLTAALEASNTELAKEILAEKDYFVKRSQWIFGGDGWAYDIGYGGVDHVLASGEDVNILVVDTEVYSNTGGQSSKATPTAAIAKFAASGKKTKKKDLGMMAMSYGYVYVAQINMGADKNQVMKAIAEAEAYKGPSLIIAYAPCINHGLRIGMGNSQEEAKRATACGYWQMYRFNPELKDAGKNPFTLDSKEPTADFKEFLMGEVRYSSLAKAFPEQADALFEKTKKDAMERLEGYKKLANQQ
- the recJ gene encoding single-stranded-DNA-specific exonuclease RecJ, which codes for MAERWFIKNIKADYKYISKKYALSELVSRLIVNRNIISDEMIRSYINPDFDKFHEAREMKDLEKSVDILREKIKAQNKIRIVGDYDVDGVISIYILYSALKRCNANVDYEIPDRIKDGYGINMNIIKQAKEDGVDTILTCDNGISAIDQIKYAKELGITVIVTDHHDIPFVEKENNVREFISLSADAVVNPKQSECNYKFKQLCGAGVAFKLVEILYETFNIDKKECYKFIEFLAIATVCDVVDLVDENRIFVKKGLELINSTTNLGLQELIRECELTEKTLSVYHLGFIIGPCINASGRLDSAKRGLKLLLSDDEEEAVRLAKELVKLNEDRKDMTMNGVEAAVEIIEKSGMINDKVFVIYIPDIHESLAGIIAGRIKEKYNVPTLVITKAEHGVKGSGRSIEEYNMFEELIKCKDLLEKFGGHPMAAGFSLKEENIDEFRRRLNENTILKDEDLLRKVTIDSVLPLDAINYDVINDLERLEPFGKSNSKPLFAEKNINLLRATILGKNRNVLKLKLKTRMNKALDAIYFGDIEKFEEEVSSKYGNEELQKLYNGEYNHVNLDLVFYPNVNEYNGNTTIQIVIQNYR
- a CDS encoding undecaprenyldiphospho-muramoylpentapeptide beta-N-acetylglucosaminyltransferase — protein: MTGGGTAGHVTPNLALVPKLKQKDFEIKYIGSFDGIEKEIITKNNIPFFGISCGKLRRYFDVKNFTDPFKILKGIAQALKILSKEKPDVIFSKGGFVAVPVVIAASIKKIPVVAHESDMTPGLANKLSAPFCDKLCVTFRESLKFIKDDKGVLTGSPIREEILNGDKTRGKKICEFSDNKEILFIMGGSLGSKLINEEIRKNLDKLLKDFNIIHICGKGNVDNNFLNKKGYKQFEYVTEELPDLMKACDYIISRAGANSIFEFLALKKPTLLIPLSKKASRGDQILNAKSFEKEGYSLMLQEEEIKNNVLYEKVLELKKRKDELINNMEKSQAKSGVEAIINVLLRSVKVKK